The following are encoded in a window of Telmatobacter sp. DSM 110680 genomic DNA:
- a CDS encoding glycosyltransferase yields the protein MRLLRVIRQTNPESGGPIEGLLRSSEVLIRNGHEVEVVSLESADEAESRGFSFPVTGLGRGIGKYGYNPKLIPWVKENARRFDAVVLHGLWNYSSVGAWRGLKNQSIPFFVFIHGMMDPWFRHRCPLKHILKSVYWQVAEGRVLNDAAGVLFTSEEECSRARGVFYGKSYKERVVRYGVPSPPRDEPMQKAKFSSRFPNLEDKRFLLFLGRIHPKKGCDLLLKGFAEARNEIGPEIQLAIAGPGSSSYIAELKRLAYELMIANQVHWLGMLRDDVKWGALHSAEAFILPSHQENFGIAVAEAMSCSTPVLISDKVNIWREIAASRGGLVQADTAVGTYNLIRDFYRLSEAERTQMGVAAREGFLRNFEIEAAALDFARAIGFAPSVASEASRNKKILQVIHSTVPESGGPIEAVRRISEVLISEGHQVEVACLETEEEASSRAFPFPIVGLGEGKGRFGYNPTFTNWIRENAKDFDAVILHGLWNYSSLGAWLGLRRSSTPYFIYSHGMLDRYFRDRYPVKHLAKQLYWWLAEGRVLRDALAVLFTCEEERIRARNVFLGYMYRERIVRFGTMDPGADGVSEKVAFRSSLPALGDRPFLLFLSRIHPKKGCDLLIRAFACNLDQIPPDLDLVIAGPDQVGLTPGLKSLANQLGIGQRIHWPGMLKGELKWGAFRSAEAMILPSHQENFGIVVAESMACSTPVLISDKVNVWREVVSSQAGLVEPDTLQGTTNLIHRFATMSESERIMMKSAARQGFLKHFTMEATASDFLQLMDMVKRAN from the coding sequence TGGCAAATATGGTTACAACCCAAAGCTCATCCCCTGGGTTAAAGAGAATGCGCGAAGATTTGACGCAGTTGTTCTTCATGGGCTCTGGAATTACTCGTCAGTAGGGGCATGGCGAGGCCTGAAGAATCAATCCATCCCATTCTTCGTCTTCATTCACGGCATGATGGACCCATGGTTTCGACACCGCTGCCCACTGAAACATATTTTGAAATCTGTGTATTGGCAGGTGGCGGAGGGACGTGTCTTGAATGACGCCGCTGGTGTACTTTTTACGAGCGAAGAAGAATGCAGTCGCGCGCGCGGCGTGTTTTATGGGAAATCCTACAAGGAGCGTGTTGTCCGCTATGGTGTCCCAAGCCCACCTAGGGATGAACCAATGCAGAAGGCAAAATTCTCATCCAGGTTCCCGAATCTTGAGGACAAGCGCTTCCTCCTATTTCTAGGCAGAATTCATCCTAAGAAAGGATGCGATCTCTTACTTAAGGGTTTCGCCGAAGCTCGGAACGAAATTGGTCCCGAGATCCAGCTTGCAATTGCTGGCCCCGGTTCGTCGAGTTATATTGCAGAACTGAAACGGTTGGCATATGAATTGATGATTGCCAATCAAGTTCACTGGTTGGGCATGTTGCGAGATGACGTTAAATGGGGCGCTCTCCATTCAGCAGAGGCATTTATTCTGCCGTCTCACCAGGAGAACTTCGGGATCGCGGTGGCAGAGGCGATGTCGTGCTCGACCCCGGTCTTAATCAGCGACAAGGTAAACATCTGGCGTGAAATTGCTGCATCGCGAGGTGGATTGGTTCAGGCCGACACCGCGGTCGGCACATACAATTTAATCCGCGATTTTTACCGCCTATCCGAAGCGGAACGTACACAAATGGGTGTAGCGGCGCGCGAAGGCTTTCTGCGCAATTTCGAGATAGAGGCTGCAGCACTCGATTTTGCTCGTGCAATTGGGTTTGCTCCTTCCGTTGCGTCTGAGGCGTCGCGTAATAAGAAAATTCTGCAGGTGATTCACAGCACCGTTCCCGAGTCGGGCGGCCCAATCGAGGCTGTGCGCCGCATTTCAGAGGTACTCATCAGTGAGGGCCATCAAGTCGAAGTCGCCTGTCTCGAGACAGAAGAAGAAGCGTCTTCCCGCGCTTTTCCTTTTCCAATTGTGGGTCTTGGAGAGGGAAAAGGCAGATTTGGGTATAACCCTACTTTCACGAACTGGATCAGGGAAAACGCTAAAGACTTTGATGCAGTTATTCTTCACGGACTTTGGAATTATTCCTCGCTTGGTGCGTGGCTCGGACTACGAAGAAGTTCTACTCCGTACTTCATCTATTCACACGGTATGCTGGATCGCTACTTTCGCGATCGCTATCCAGTTAAGCACCTCGCAAAGCAACTCTATTGGTGGCTTGCCGAAGGTCGAGTCCTGCGGGATGCCCTCGCAGTGCTTTTCACATGTGAAGAAGAACGAATTCGGGCACGTAATGTTTTTCTCGGATATATGTATCGAGAACGGATAGTTCGATTCGGCACAATGGATCCTGGCGCCGATGGAGTGAGCGAGAAGGTCGCATTTCGATCCTCGCTGCCCGCACTGGGAGACAGGCCCTTTCTCCTGTTTCTCAGTCGAATTCATCCGAAGAAGGGTTGCGATCTACTAATTCGTGCGTTCGCCTGTAACCTTGATCAGATTCCACCCGACCTCGATCTGGTTATTGCCGGTCCAGACCAGGTTGGCTTGACGCCGGGTCTCAAAAGCTTGGCCAATCAACTTGGTATCGGTCAAAGGATTCACTGGCCCGGCATGTTGAAGGGTGAACTCAAATGGGGAGCGTTTCGATCTGCCGAGGCAATGATTTTGCCGTCTCATCAGGAGAATTTTGGCATCGTTGTCGCGGAATCAATGGCGTGTTCCACTCCAGTTCTTATCAGCGACAAAGTAAATGTCTGGCGCGAGGTCGTGTCATCGCAGGCGGGCCTCGTAGAGCCCGACACTCTTCAAGGAACTACGAACCTGATACACAGATTTGCCACTATGTCCGAGAGTGAGCGCATCATGATGAAGAGTGCAGCACGTCAGGGCTTTCTAAAACATTTCACGATGGAAGCAACGGCATCTGATTTTTTGCAGCTAATGGACATGGTCAAGCGGGCAAACTGA